From Amycolatopsis sp. YIM 10, the proteins below share one genomic window:
- a CDS encoding SDR family oxidoreductase, whose translation MTEQRVAIVTGGSRGIGREAAERLAADGMAVVVVYAGNETEANAAVEKITADGGRAFAAKADVADEQAVAAVFGRAEAEFGGVDVVVHAAGRMALAPIAELDLAELDNLHRTNIRGTFVVDQQAARRVRDGGAIINFSTSVHALALPGYAGYAASKGAVEAITMILARELRGRDITVNAVAPGPTATALFLDGKDEETIARMAAQPPLERLGTPADIAELVSFLAGPARWINGQVVRANGGIV comes from the coding sequence ATGACGGAACAGCGGGTGGCGATCGTGACCGGCGGATCGCGCGGAATCGGCCGTGAGGCCGCCGAGCGGCTCGCCGCGGACGGGATGGCCGTGGTGGTCGTCTACGCGGGCAACGAGACCGAAGCCAACGCGGCGGTCGAGAAGATCACCGCCGATGGCGGCCGGGCGTTCGCGGCCAAGGCCGATGTCGCCGACGAGCAGGCCGTGGCGGCGGTGTTCGGCCGCGCGGAGGCCGAGTTCGGGGGAGTGGACGTGGTCGTGCACGCGGCCGGTCGCATGGCGCTCGCCCCGATCGCGGAACTCGACCTGGCCGAGCTCGACAACCTGCACCGCACCAACATCCGCGGCACCTTCGTGGTCGACCAGCAGGCTGCCCGCCGCGTGCGCGACGGTGGCGCGATCATCAACTTCTCCACGTCCGTGCACGCGCTGGCGCTCCCGGGTTACGCCGGGTACGCGGCGTCCAAGGGGGCGGTGGAAGCGATCACCATGATCCTCGCCCGCGAACTGCGCGGTCGCGACATCACCGTCAACGCGGTGGCCCCCGGCCCGACCGCGACCGCGCTCTTCCTCGACGGCAAGGACGAGGAGACCATCGCGCGGATGGCCGCGCAGCCGCCGCTGGAGCGGCTCGGCACCCCGGCCGACATCGCCGAACTGGTCTCGTTCCTGGCCGGTCCCGCGCGCTGGATCAACGGCCAGGTCGTCCGTGCGAACGGCGGGATCGTCTGA
- a CDS encoding 1-phosphofructokinase family hexose kinase, with protein sequence MIVTVTANPALDVTYRVGALEPGAVIRPAEVRKRAGGKGFNVARVLHALGREVLALGPVGGADATLIREDLAAAGIPHRLTGIAGVTRRTTALVAPDAVTLVNEPGPRLSEVEWGQVAGEVARQLEHADVLVCSGSLPPGAPSDGYAHLIGLARKAGVPVVLDTSGEALREGIRAGPDVVKPNADELRELTDDPHELRARGAGAVLVSLGADGMLAATPDGTWLARPSRKLGGNTTGAGDAAVAGIALNPRQDWPAVLRQAVALSAAAVLGPLAGDVDLDHYRRELGAVTVEETHATGVNG encoded by the coding sequence GTGATCGTCACGGTCACCGCCAATCCCGCGCTGGACGTCACCTACCGGGTCGGCGCGCTCGAACCCGGTGCCGTCATCCGGCCCGCCGAGGTGCGGAAGCGGGCCGGGGGCAAGGGCTTCAACGTGGCCAGGGTGCTGCACGCGCTCGGCCGGGAGGTGCTCGCGCTCGGCCCGGTCGGCGGCGCCGACGCCACGCTGATCCGCGAAGACCTGGCCGCTGCCGGTATCCCTCACCGGCTGACCGGGATCGCCGGAGTCACCCGCCGCACCACGGCATTGGTGGCACCGGACGCGGTCACCCTGGTCAACGAACCGGGACCACGACTGTCCGAAGTGGAGTGGGGCCAGGTGGCCGGGGAGGTGGCGCGGCAGCTCGAACACGCCGACGTCCTGGTCTGCTCCGGCAGCCTCCCGCCCGGCGCGCCTTCCGACGGCTACGCGCACCTCATCGGCCTGGCCAGGAAAGCCGGAGTGCCCGTGGTGCTGGACACCTCGGGCGAGGCGCTGCGGGAAGGGATCAGGGCGGGACCGGACGTGGTGAAGCCCAACGCGGACGAACTACGCGAACTCACCGACGATCCACACGAACTGCGCGCACGCGGCGCGGGCGCGGTGCTCGTTTCCCTGGGAGCGGACGGCATGCTCGCCGCGACCCCGGACGGGACGTGGCTCGCGCGGCCGTCGCGAAAGCTCGGCGGCAACACCACCGGCGCCGGTGACGCGGCGGTGGCGGGCATCGCGCTGAACCCGCGCCAGGACTGGCCCGCGGTGCTGCGGCAGGCCGTGGCGTTGTCCGCCGCGGCGGTGCTCGGCCCGCTGGCCGGCGACGTCGATCTCGATCACTACCGGCGCGAACTGGGCGCCGTGACCGTGGAGGAAACCCATGCCACTGGTGTCAACGGGTGA
- a CDS encoding ABC transporter substrate-binding protein produces the protein MRSARGKLVLAAGLAFTLAACGTPTGQEGTPGAQNALPGAEEFLNAPCPEPGVKPQADKELTYWSMWTADEPQGKVLQKAMRCFTEKTGVKVNVEWLGRKGYTTNLVPALNTGNVPDLFDQDVSKVSAAIVQPGGTQSVDDVLAMKVGEDEKTVKDVLAPSSYDFPQNKDAAGANFMVPYEMMASAWWYDKATAGDVHPPSTMAELTALFDKAKADGKAAVAQDGDISFYNMYFYTQLAERFVGAGGLYRAASDRTGQGWLTDPGFRRAAEETAKIPPYFIEGWDAAKFPQVQQRWADGEARYLYVGSWVPSETREYLTKQGGAAKIDYGSFQFPMPEGATHDTVEQMSIGFSIPKAAKHSEAAKAFIAYTLNKDILLGMTVVANNLVPRADLPVPDDLKDIKAAIDDPKKEHVLQYDGLDGLAGGKWATEVFDPLNLDLLKGRVNPQQFVDGLAAKSAEFWAAQGS, from the coding sequence ATGAGATCAGCTCGTGGCAAGCTCGTACTCGCGGCGGGACTGGCGTTCACGCTCGCCGCCTGCGGCACGCCGACCGGCCAGGAGGGCACGCCCGGTGCGCAGAACGCGCTGCCCGGCGCGGAGGAGTTCCTCAACGCGCCCTGCCCCGAGCCCGGCGTGAAACCGCAGGCGGACAAGGAACTGACCTACTGGTCGATGTGGACCGCCGACGAGCCGCAGGGCAAGGTGCTGCAGAAGGCGATGCGCTGCTTCACCGAGAAGACCGGGGTCAAGGTCAACGTGGAGTGGCTGGGCCGCAAGGGCTACACCACCAACCTGGTGCCCGCGCTGAACACCGGCAACGTGCCCGACCTGTTCGACCAGGACGTGAGCAAGGTCAGCGCCGCGATCGTGCAGCCGGGTGGCACGCAGAGCGTCGACGACGTGCTCGCGATGAAGGTCGGCGAGGACGAGAAGACGGTCAAGGACGTGCTCGCGCCCAGCTCGTACGACTTCCCGCAGAACAAGGACGCGGCCGGGGCGAACTTCATGGTGCCCTACGAGATGATGGCCAGCGCCTGGTGGTACGACAAGGCCACCGCCGGTGACGTGCACCCGCCGTCCACAATGGCCGAGCTGACCGCGTTGTTCGACAAGGCGAAGGCCGACGGCAAGGCCGCGGTTGCCCAGGACGGCGACATCTCCTTCTACAACATGTACTTCTACACCCAGCTCGCCGAGCGGTTCGTCGGCGCGGGCGGGCTGTACCGGGCCGCGAGCGACCGCACCGGCCAGGGCTGGCTGACCGATCCCGGGTTCCGCCGGGCGGCCGAGGAGACCGCGAAGATCCCGCCGTACTTCATCGAGGGGTGGGACGCGGCCAAGTTCCCGCAGGTGCAGCAGCGCTGGGCCGACGGCGAGGCGCGCTACCTCTACGTCGGCAGCTGGGTGCCCAGCGAGACGCGCGAGTACCTGACCAAGCAGGGCGGCGCGGCGAAGATCGACTACGGCTCGTTCCAGTTCCCGATGCCCGAGGGCGCCACGCACGACACGGTCGAGCAGATGTCGATCGGGTTCTCCATCCCCAAGGCGGCCAAGCACAGCGAGGCGGCCAAGGCGTTCATCGCCTACACGCTGAACAAGGACATCCTGCTCGGCATGACCGTGGTGGCCAACAACCTGGTGCCGCGCGCGGACCTGCCGGTGCCCGACGACCTGAAGGACATCAAGGCGGCCATCGACGATCCGAAGAAGGAGCACGTGCTGCAGTACGACGGGCTCGACGGCCTGGCGGGCGGCAAGTGGGCCACTGAGGTGTTCGACCCGCTCAACCTCGACCTGCTCAAGGGCCGGGTGAACCCGCAGCAGTTCGTCGACGGCCTGGCCGCGAAGTCGGCCGAGTTCTGGGCCGCGCAGGGCTCATGA
- a CDS encoding DeoR/GlpR family DNA-binding transcription regulator, translated as MDRHERLNALLDMIGQRDKIDVDETAAELDVSPATIRRDLDHLAERQLLTRTRGGAVASNVAYDLPLRHKAARNAPEKQRIAVAAAKLVERGMVIGLNGGTTLTEVGRAVATRPDLGERGDSPSLTVVTNALNIANELAVRPNIKIVVTGGVARPQSFELTGPFATKILDEITLDLVLLGVDAVDPLRGAYAHHEGEASINRLMVSRARHVAVVGDSSKLGGHAFARICATNEVHTLVTDTAAPDKTIEAFQAEGVRVITA; from the coding sequence ATGGATCGGCACGAGCGCCTGAACGCACTGCTCGACATGATCGGGCAACGGGACAAGATCGACGTCGACGAAACGGCTGCCGAGCTGGACGTCTCGCCGGCCACCATCCGCCGCGATCTCGACCACCTCGCCGAGCGCCAGCTGCTCACCCGCACTCGCGGTGGCGCGGTGGCCAGCAACGTCGCCTACGACCTGCCGCTGCGGCACAAGGCCGCGCGCAACGCCCCGGAGAAGCAGCGGATCGCCGTGGCCGCGGCGAAACTGGTCGAGCGCGGCATGGTGATCGGCCTCAACGGCGGCACCACGCTGACCGAGGTCGGGCGGGCCGTGGCCACCCGCCCCGATCTGGGCGAGCGCGGGGACTCACCCTCGCTGACCGTGGTCACCAACGCGCTGAACATCGCGAACGAGCTGGCCGTGCGCCCCAACATCAAGATCGTGGTGACCGGCGGGGTGGCGCGCCCGCAGTCGTTCGAGCTGACCGGCCCGTTCGCCACCAAGATCCTCGACGAGATCACCCTCGACCTGGTGCTGCTCGGGGTGGACGCGGTGGATCCGCTGCGCGGCGCCTACGCGCACCACGAGGGCGAGGCGAGCATCAACCGGCTGATGGTCTCGCGCGCCCGTCACGTCGCCGTGGTGGGCGACAGTTCCAAGCTCGGCGGGCACGCGTTCGCCCGGATCTGCGCCACGAACGAGGTGCACACCCTGGTCACCGACACCGCGGCACCGGACAAGACGATCGAGGCGTTCCAGGCCGAAGGCGTCCGGGTCATCACGGCCTGA
- a CDS encoding DUF6801 domain-containing protein, with protein MAPKFRRFLVAVMTVAASLGATSAEAAPEYQQFYTGNLGLTCDLPGIGDYPVYASAYLEGPSSVAAGETVQFSALTAHVVIPREIVQVYQGIVEGFRATDGLTIGVRGGTPSAIGMTVVSPYQLLPVPPDHLVLTAYQAPGTTIPAITAGAMGQLLTVSIDAFAVTLDVNLGPGSPVLQSPCVLNASQYTAFSPSLIIQ; from the coding sequence ATGGCGCCGAAATTCCGGCGGTTCCTCGTGGCCGTCATGACCGTGGCCGCCTCTCTTGGCGCGACCAGTGCCGAGGCCGCTCCGGAGTACCAGCAGTTCTATACCGGCAACCTCGGCCTGACCTGTGACCTTCCCGGTATCGGCGACTACCCCGTGTACGCCAGTGCCTACCTCGAGGGCCCGAGTTCGGTGGCCGCGGGAGAGACGGTGCAATTTTCCGCGCTCACCGCACATGTGGTCATCCCGCGCGAAATCGTCCAGGTCTATCAGGGGATCGTCGAGGGATTCCGCGCCACCGACGGCCTCACGATCGGTGTGCGGGGCGGAACCCCGAGCGCGATCGGCATGACCGTGGTATCGCCGTACCAGCTGTTGCCCGTTCCCCCGGATCACCTCGTGCTCACGGCGTACCAGGCCCCGGGCACCACGATTCCCGCCATCACCGCGGGCGCGATGGGCCAGCTGCTCACCGTTTCGATCGACGCCTTCGCGGTGACCCTCGACGTGAACCTCGGCCCCGGCTCACCCGTCCTGCAAAGCCCCTGCGTCCTCAATGCGAGCCAATACACGGCCTTCTCTCCCTCATTGATCATCCAGTGA
- a CDS encoding NAD(P)H-binding protein: protein MTSHHRKIAVTTPTGQVGSRVVRLLLQAGVRPTLLLRDASKLDPGTRARVDVAEGDQADADYVIQATRGVDTLFWVSPPGTGDDPVDAYARLGANAARAVRENGIAHTVFQSSIGAEKRHGVGEIDGLARTEEQLNDTGAAVTHLRCGYFFSNLLGDVESLRAGVLRTPWPLDHSMPWVDPRDIGEVAAARLLAANWQGTRVQAVHGPEDLTFTQVAEILGGVLGHEVKPEQLSDDEFRSVLTSVGLPAAQVDGIAGMSAGLTGDFVPEDERSVLTTTPTTLAAWARQHLVDAR, encoded by the coding sequence ATGACTTCTCACCACAGGAAGATCGCGGTCACCACCCCCACCGGGCAGGTGGGTTCCCGAGTCGTGCGGCTGCTGCTCCAGGCGGGTGTGCGCCCGACGCTGCTGCTGCGGGACGCGAGCAAACTCGATCCGGGAACGCGCGCGCGGGTGGACGTCGCGGAAGGTGACCAGGCAGACGCCGACTACGTCATCCAGGCGACGCGTGGCGTCGACACGCTTTTCTGGGTGAGCCCGCCGGGCACCGGCGACGACCCCGTCGACGCGTACGCCCGGCTGGGCGCCAACGCGGCGCGCGCGGTGCGGGAGAACGGCATCGCGCACACCGTGTTCCAGAGCAGCATCGGTGCCGAAAAACGGCACGGTGTCGGTGAAATCGACGGCCTGGCGCGCACCGAGGAACAGCTGAACGACACCGGCGCCGCGGTGACGCACCTGCGTTGCGGTTACTTCTTCAGCAACCTGCTCGGCGACGTCGAGTCACTGCGGGCCGGGGTGCTCCGCACGCCGTGGCCGCTCGACCATTCGATGCCGTGGGTCGACCCGCGCGACATCGGCGAGGTCGCCGCCGCCCGATTGCTCGCCGCGAACTGGCAGGGCACGCGGGTGCAGGCCGTGCACGGGCCGGAGGACCTGACCTTCACGCAGGTCGCCGAAATCCTGGGCGGGGTGCTCGGCCACGAGGTCAAACCGGAACAGCTCTCGGACGACGAGTTCCGCTCGGTGCTGACCTCGGTGGGCCTGCCCGCGGCACAGGTCGACGGCATCGCGGGCATGTCCGCCGGACTGACCGGCGATTTTGTGCCCGAGGACGAGCGAAGCGTGCTCACCACCACGCCGACCACCCTGGCCGCCTGGGCCCGACAACACCTGGTCGACGCCCGGTAG
- a CDS encoding SDR family NAD(P)-dependent oxidoreductase, which translates to MGSTVLITGASSGFGALTARALARAGHTVYAGMRQTTGRNAQAKADAEAFARENAVDLRVVELDVSSQESVDAATTTADFDVVVHNAGHMVTGPAEAFTPEEIARVHDTNVLGTQRVNRAILPKWRERRGGLLVWVGSSSTRGGTPPYLAPYFAAKAAMDALAVSYAAELARFGIETTIVVPGAFTSGTNHFANGGHPADQEIVAAYERRYAGLMEQVGARLAEISPPDADVAAVAEAIVDVVGAPDGERPFRVHIDPANDGSEEVSEVADRIRAGFLTRIGLGDLLTPSR; encoded by the coding sequence ATGGGCAGCACGGTGCTGATCACCGGCGCGTCGAGCGGGTTCGGCGCGCTGACCGCCCGTGCGCTGGCGAGGGCCGGGCACACCGTGTACGCGGGGATGCGGCAGACCACCGGCCGCAACGCCCAGGCGAAGGCGGACGCCGAGGCGTTTGCGCGGGAGAACGCGGTCGACCTGCGGGTCGTCGAGCTGGATGTGTCGAGCCAGGAATCCGTGGACGCCGCGACGACCACCGCGGACTTCGACGTCGTGGTGCACAACGCGGGCCACATGGTGACCGGACCGGCGGAAGCCTTCACACCGGAGGAAATCGCGCGGGTCCACGACACGAACGTGCTAGGCACACAGCGGGTGAACCGCGCCATTCTGCCGAAGTGGCGCGAAAGGCGAGGTGGGCTGCTCGTCTGGGTCGGCAGCAGCAGTACGCGCGGCGGCACCCCGCCTTACCTGGCGCCGTACTTCGCGGCGAAGGCGGCGATGGACGCGCTGGCGGTCAGCTACGCCGCCGAACTGGCGCGGTTCGGCATCGAGACCACGATCGTGGTGCCCGGGGCGTTCACCTCGGGCACCAATCACTTCGCCAACGGCGGGCACCCCGCGGACCAGGAGATCGTCGCGGCCTACGAGCGGCGCTACGCCGGGCTCATGGAGCAGGTCGGCGCACGGCTGGCGGAGATCTCCCCGCCGGACGCGGATGTCGCCGCGGTGGCGGAGGCCATTGTGGACGTTGTCGGCGCCCCGGACGGCGAGCGGCCGTTCCGGGTGCACATCGATCCGGCGAACGACGGGTCCGAGGAAGTCAGCGAAGTCGCCGATCGGATCCGGGCCGGGTTCCTCACCCGGATCGGCCTTGGCGACCTGCTCACGCCAAGTCGCTGA
- a CDS encoding class II fructose-bisphosphate aldolase has translation MPLVSTGDIVGPAAELGTGCGAFNAILLEHISAIVDGAERAGLPVILQLSQNAVRYHGSLAPIGAAAVAAARGADVPVAVHLDHADEPELVHQAVELGFGSVMYDGSTLEYQDNVAATKELAAHCHVRGVWVEAELGEVGGKDGVHAPGARTDPAEAREFVEATGVDALAVAVGSSHAMLTRDAELDFELIGALHEEVPVPLVLHGSSGVADEHLATAVRRGLTKINIATQLNKVFTAGVRDQLADRPDTVDPRKYLSAGREAVADEVARLLRLLQP, from the coding sequence ATGCCACTGGTGTCAACGGGTGACATCGTCGGCCCGGCGGCCGAACTCGGCACCGGCTGCGGTGCGTTCAACGCCATCCTGCTGGAGCACATCAGCGCCATCGTCGACGGCGCCGAGCGGGCCGGGCTGCCGGTCATCCTGCAGCTGAGCCAGAACGCCGTGCGCTACCACGGTTCGCTCGCGCCGATCGGGGCCGCCGCGGTGGCCGCGGCCCGTGGCGCGGACGTGCCGGTCGCCGTGCACCTGGACCACGCCGACGAACCGGAACTGGTGCACCAGGCGGTGGAACTCGGCTTCGGCTCGGTGATGTACGACGGATCCACCTTGGAATACCAAGACAATGTCGCGGCCACCAAGGAATTGGCGGCCCACTGTCACGTGCGGGGGGTGTGGGTGGAGGCCGAACTCGGTGAGGTGGGCGGCAAGGACGGGGTGCACGCGCCCGGGGCGCGCACGGATCCGGCCGAGGCACGCGAATTCGTCGAGGCGACCGGGGTGGACGCGCTGGCCGTCGCCGTCGGCAGCTCGCACGCGATGCTCACCCGGGACGCCGAACTCGACTTCGAGCTGATCGGGGCCCTGCACGAGGAAGTCCCGGTGCCGCTGGTGCTGCACGGTTCCTCCGGCGTCGCCGACGAGCACCTGGCCACCGCCGTGCGCCGCGGGCTGACGAAGATCAACATCGCCACCCAGCTGAACAAGGTGTTCACCGCCGGGGTGCGTGACCAGCTCGCGGACCGGCCGGACACGGTCGATCCGCGCAAGTACCTCAGCGCGGGCCGGGAAGCGGTGGCCGATGAGGTGGCCAGGCTGCTGCGCCTGCTCCAGCCGTGA
- a CDS encoding LLM class flavin-dependent oxidoreductase, whose protein sequence is MRTATTIEASGAPWPEIVDFVVEAEKLGLDVCWVAEAWGSDAPSPLGFLAARTKRMQLGSGIIQLGTRTPAAIAQTAITLSNMSGGRFLLGLGPSGPQVIEGLHGVPFARPLTRMRETVEIVRAACTGEKLRYSGSAFEIPLPGEARPMRLSIKAEHSIPLYLATLSPRMLRLTGEIADGWLGTSFVPEGAADAYFRHLDDGLTAADRTRADLDVCQGAEVAFAADEDELHTMIAGRKKELAFSLGGMGSAGSNFYNDAYSRQGWAETAAEVRSRWLSGDRDGAAALVTDEMVLGTTLIGTEEMVRARLAVWRAAGVDTVRLYPAGDTLDARLETLGRALQLVSDLA, encoded by the coding sequence ATGCGCACCGCGACGACCATCGAGGCCTCGGGCGCGCCCTGGCCGGAGATCGTCGACTTCGTGGTGGAAGCCGAGAAACTGGGCCTCGACGTGTGCTGGGTCGCCGAGGCCTGGGGCTCGGACGCGCCCTCTCCCCTGGGTTTCCTGGCCGCGCGCACCAAGCGGATGCAACTCGGCTCGGGCATCATCCAGCTCGGCACGCGCACGCCGGCCGCCATCGCGCAGACCGCGATCACCCTGTCGAACATGTCGGGTGGACGGTTCCTGCTCGGCCTCGGGCCGTCCGGTCCCCAGGTCATCGAAGGGCTGCACGGAGTTCCGTTCGCCCGTCCGCTCACCCGGATGCGGGAGACCGTGGAAATAGTGCGTGCCGCGTGCACCGGCGAGAAACTGCGCTACTCCGGTTCGGCCTTCGAAATCCCGTTGCCCGGCGAGGCCCGTCCCATGCGCCTTTCCATCAAGGCCGAGCATTCGATCCCCCTTTACCTCGCCACGCTTTCACCGCGAATGCTCCGGCTGACCGGGGAAATCGCGGACGGGTGGCTCGGCACCAGTTTTGTGCCGGAAGGCGCCGCGGACGCCTATTTCCGCCACCTCGACGACGGTTTGACCGCAGCCGATCGCACCCGAGCCGATCTTGATGTGTGCCAAGGCGCCGAAGTCGCCTTCGCCGCGGACGAAGACGAACTGCACACCATGATCGCCGGCCGGAAAAAGGAGCTGGCGTTCAGCCTCGGCGGAATGGGCTCCGCCGGCAGCAATTTCTACAACGACGCCTACAGCAGGCAGGGCTGGGCCGAAACCGCCGCGGAAGTGCGTTCACGCTGGCTTTCCGGTGATCGCGATGGCGCGGCGGCCCTGGTCACCGATGAAATGGTGCTGGGCACCACGCTGATCGGAACCGAGGAAATGGTGCGCGCGCGGCTGGCGGTGTGGCGTGCCGCCGGGGTCGACACCGTCCGGCTGTACCCGGCGGGCGACACCCTCGACGCGCGGCTCGAAACGCTGGGGCGGGCCTTGCAGCTGGTCAGCGACTTGGCGTGA
- a CDS encoding helix-turn-helix domain-containing protein gives MKRTSFARWPCSIARTMDLFGDQWSPLVLRESFYGIRRFGDFQAELGIPRNTLADRLKRLVDEGLLEKRAYQDEPVRYDYLLTEMGRDFFDVLVVMSRWGDRWLSGPEGPPVRMHHLDCGHDTHAEVVCAACAEPLDPARVRMRTGPGYPEGLKDRPDVRRRFDDLAG, from the coding sequence ATGAAGCGGACCTCTTTTGCCAGGTGGCCGTGCTCGATCGCGCGCACCATGGACCTGTTCGGCGACCAGTGGAGCCCGCTGGTGCTGCGCGAGAGCTTCTACGGCATCCGCCGGTTCGGTGACTTCCAGGCCGAACTGGGCATTCCGCGGAACACCCTGGCCGACCGGCTCAAGCGGCTGGTCGACGAAGGCCTGCTGGAGAAGCGCGCCTACCAGGACGAGCCGGTCCGTTACGACTACCTGCTCACCGAGATGGGCCGCGACTTCTTCGACGTGCTGGTGGTGATGTCGCGCTGGGGCGACCGGTGGCTATCCGGCCCGGAAGGCCCGCCGGTGCGGATGCACCACCTCGACTGCGGGCACGACACGCACGCCGAGGTCGTCTGCGCCGCCTGCGCGGAGCCGCTCGATCCCGCTCGCGTCCGCATGCGCACCGGTCCGGGATATCCCGAGGGCCTCAAGGACCGCCCGGATGTCCGCCGCCGCTTCGACGACTTGGCCGGATGA
- a CDS encoding SRPBCC family protein — protein MEWTGARYADAPTIEQRIRIAAPPERVWDLVSDIQLYPRFSTELQTVEWLDEGGPGIGARFVGRNEHPSFGKWETTSYVVSYQPQRTFAWAVSDPATPSASWRFTLEPREDGTELSQWMQMGPGPSGLSLAITRMPEKEQKIVFVRLRELENAILTNLEAIKNLAEA, from the coding sequence GTGGAGTGGACGGGCGCACGGTACGCGGACGCACCGACCATCGAGCAGCGGATCCGGATCGCGGCACCACCCGAACGCGTCTGGGACCTGGTCTCGGACATCCAGCTGTACCCCCGATTCAGCACCGAGCTGCAGACCGTGGAGTGGCTGGACGAGGGGGGTCCCGGAATCGGCGCCCGCTTTGTCGGCCGCAACGAGCACCCGTCGTTCGGCAAGTGGGAAACCACCTCGTACGTGGTGAGTTACCAGCCACAGCGCACCTTCGCCTGGGCGGTCTCCGATCCGGCGACGCCATCGGCGAGCTGGCGGTTCACCCTCGAACCGCGGGAGGACGGCACCGAGCTGAGCCAGTGGATGCAGATGGGGCCGGGCCCGTCCGGACTGTCGTTGGCGATCACCCGCATGCCCGAGAAGGAGCAGAAGATCGTCTTCGTCCGGCTGCGCGAGCTGGAGAACGCCATTCTCACCAATCTCGAGGCGATCAAGAACCTGGCCGAGGCCTGA
- a CDS encoding SIS domain-containing protein, translating to MDAEIASQPAHWRQAVELAADAGDLLPRPGRRVAVVGCGTSWFVAQAYAALRERAGLGETDAFAASEFPLGRRYDQVLAITRSGTTTEIHRLLGQLDTPATVLTGVPAEIENVAGAVVDLSFSDERSVVQTRFATATLALLRAHLGENIDRAIAEAEHVLETTVDTEVRAAEQFTFLGTGWTVGLAAEAALKLREASVSWAESYPALEYRHGPISIAEPGRVTWMFGRSPEGLAGEVRAAGALFVDDDLDPMADLVRAQRLAGALAADRGLDPDNPRNLTRSVVLA from the coding sequence ATGGATGCGGAGATCGCCAGCCAGCCCGCGCACTGGCGCCAAGCCGTGGAACTCGCCGCCGACGCGGGGGACCTGCTGCCGCGACCGGGCCGCCGGGTGGCCGTGGTCGGCTGCGGTACCTCGTGGTTCGTCGCCCAGGCCTACGCCGCGCTGCGGGAACGCGCCGGGCTCGGTGAAACCGACGCGTTCGCCGCCTCGGAGTTCCCGCTCGGCAGGCGCTACGACCAGGTCCTCGCGATCACCAGGTCCGGCACCACCACCGAGATCCACCGGCTGCTCGGACAACTCGACACCCCGGCCACGGTGCTCACCGGCGTGCCCGCGGAGATCGAAAACGTGGCGGGCGCGGTGGTCGACCTTTCCTTCAGCGACGAGCGTTCCGTGGTGCAGACCCGGTTCGCCACGGCGACGCTCGCCCTGCTCCGCGCGCACCTCGGGGAGAACATCGACCGCGCCATCGCCGAAGCCGAACACGTTCTCGAGACCACTGTGGACACTGAGGTCCGAGCCGCGGAGCAGTTCACCTTCCTGGGCACCGGCTGGACCGTCGGCCTGGCCGCCGAGGCCGCGCTCAAGCTGCGCGAAGCCTCGGTCAGCTGGGCGGAGTCCTATCCCGCGCTGGAGTACCGGCACGGGCCGATCAGCATCGCCGAGCCGGGCCGGGTGACCTGGATGTTCGGCCGGTCGCCCGAGGGACTGGCCGGCGAAGTTCGTGCCGCGGGCGCGTTGTTCGTCGACGACGACCTGGACCCGATGGCCGATCTCGTGCGCGCTCAGCGGCTCGCCGGCGCGCTCGCCGCGGACCGGGGCCTCGACCCGGACAACCCCCGCAACCTCACCCGTTCCGTAGTACTCGCGTAG